In one Brassica oleracea var. oleracea cultivar TO1000 chromosome C9, BOL, whole genome shotgun sequence genomic region, the following are encoded:
- the LOC106319080 gene encoding uncharacterized protein LOC106319080, translated as MQCIMAEGALITLDSDDILATAEHHHHHPLAVGREFPDVETCRRTLKDLAIALHFDLRIVKSDRSRFIAKCSKEGCPWRIHAAKCPGVSTFTVRTLNAEHTCDGVRDLHHQQASVGWVARSVEARIRDNPQYKPKEILQDIRDEHGVAVSYMQAWRGKERSMAALHGTYEEGYRFLPAYCEQIKVSNPGSVAFATASGPESCFQRLFIAYRACISGFFSSFRPLLELDRAHLKGKYLGAILCAAAVDADDGLFPLAIAVVDNESGENWSWFLSEVRKLLGMNTDAIPRLTILSERQSGVVEAVETHFPTAFHGFCLRYVSESFRDTFKNTKLVNIFWSAVYALTAAEFEGKIAEMNEISQDVPCWFELFPPHLWAVAYFQGVRYGHFGLGITEVLYNWALECHELPITQMMEHIRHQISSWFEARRDMSMRWNSILVPSAERRVTEAVSDARCYQVLRANEVEFEIVSTERTNIVDIRTRVCSCRRWELYGLPCAHAAAALISCGQNVHMFAEPCFTVSSYQQTYSGVIKEVADRRMWKEEGGEGGLMRIRPPKTRRPPGRPKKKVVRVENLKRPKRIVQCGRCHLLGHSQKKCTQPI; from the coding sequence ATGCAATGCATAATGGCGGAAGGAGCTTTAATCACTCTAGACTCCGACGATATTTTGGCAACAGCAGAGCATCATCATCATCATCCTCTAGCTGTCGGCAGAGAGTTCCCCGACGTGGAAACCTGCAGGAGAACTCTAAAAGACTTAGCGATCGCTCTCCACTTCGATCTCCGCATCGTCAAATCAGACCGCAGCAGATTCATCGCCAAATGCTCCAAAGAAGGCTGCCCCTGGCGCATCCACGCCGCCAAATGCCCCGGCGTCTCCACGTTCACCGTGAGAACGCTGAACGCCGAGCACACGTGTGACGGCGTCCGCGACCTCCACCACCAGCAGGCTTCCGTCGGGTGGGTCGCTAGATCGGTGGAGGCGCGGATCAGAGACAACCCTCAGTATAAACCGAAAGAGATACTGCAGGACATAAGGGACGAGCATGGAGTCGCGGTCTCTTATATGCAGGCGTGGCGCGGGAAAGAGAGGAGTATGGCTGCGCTTCACGGCACTTACGAGGAAGGCTATCGGTTTCTGCCCGCGTATTGCGAGCAGATCAAGGTGTCTAATCCCGGGAGCGTGGCGTTCGCGACTGCTTCCGGGCCTGAGAGTTGTTTCCAGAGGCTGTTTATCGCGTACCGGGCGTGTATCTCCGGGTTCTTCAGCTCTTTTAGGCCTCTTCTGGAGCTGGATAGAGCGCACCTCAAAGGGAAGTACTTGGGAGCGATACTCTGCGCGGCGGCCGTGGACGCGGACGACGGTTTGTTCCCGCTGGCGATTGCGGTTGTGGACAACGAAAGCGGTGAGAATTGGTCTTGGTTTTTGTCAGAGGTGAGGAAGCTTCTCGGGATGAATACGGACGCAATACCGAGGCTGACGATACTCTCCGAGAGGCAGAGCGGAGTCGTGGAGGCCGTGGAGACGCATTTCCCCACGGCCTTCCACGGGTTCTGCCTCCGCTACGTGAGCGAGAGCTTCAGGGACACGTTTAAGAACACGAAGCTCGTTAACATCTTCTGGAGCGCGGTCTACGCGCTCACGGCCGCGGAGTTCGAGGGGAAGATAGCGGAGATGAATGAGATCTCTCAAGACGTGCCTTGCTGGTTCGAGCTCTTCCCTCCTCACCTCTGGGCCGTTGCGTACTTCCAAGGCGTGAGATACGGACACTTCGGGTTAGGGATCACTGAGGTGTTGTACAACTGGGCGTTGGAGTGCCATGAGCTCCCAATCACGCAGATGATGGAGCATATCCGTCATCAGATATCTTCCTGGTTCGAAGCGCGCCGGGACATGAGCATGAGATGGAACTCTATACTCGTGCCTTCCGCTGAGAGACGGGTTACGGAAGCTGTGTCGGACGCGAGGTGTTACCAAGTGTTGAGAGCAAACGAGGTGGAGTTTGAGATAGTCTCGACGGAGAGAACTAATATAGTTGACATAAGGACACGTGTGTGCTCTTGCAGACGCTGGGAGCTGTACGGATTGCCGTGCGCTCACGCGGCCGCGGCGCTGATCTCGTGCGGTCAGAACGTGCATATGTTTGCGGAGCCGTGTTTCACGGTGTCGAGTTACCAGCAGACGTACTCGGGGGTGATTAAGGAGGTGGCGGATAGGAGGATGTGGAAGGAGGAGGGAGGAGAAGGAGGGTTGATGAGGATACGGCCGCCGAAGACGAGGAGGCCGCCGGGGAGGCCGAAGAAGAAAGTGGTTAGAGTTGAGAATTTGAAGAGACCGAAGAGGATTGTGCAGTGTGGGAGGTGTCATTTGCTTGGTCATTCTCAGAAGAAGTGCACACAGCCCATTTGA
- the LOC106316589 gene encoding serine/threonine-protein kinase CDL1-like, producing the protein MNCFPCFNSQRNRNLSCKNRTNEHDDHDFRPPVATTKHIEERETEQTPLKTFNFRELAMATKNFRQECLIGEGGFGRVYKGTLQSTGQVVAVKQLDKHGLHGNKEFQTQVLSLDKLQHPNLVKLIGYCADGDQRLLVYEYFSSVSLQDHLYEHKPSHKHMDWITRMKIAFGAAEGLDYLHDKVNPPVIYRDLKASNVLLDDEFYPRLCDFGLQILSPGAGDSLFLSSRVMDTYGYSAPEYTRGEEVTIKSDVYSFGVVLLELITGRRAIDTTKPNDEQNLVAWAQPIFRDPTRYPDMADPLLRKKFSERGLNQAVAITSMCLQDEPSARPLISDVMVALSFLSMSTDGVPTAVPVSSFRDKSMSIALSRHGSCSVVPFSLPRKEEEYASSVSSSDSEDEEEQEEESRSMKKQDEETKGNDSEDESDSNSEKDQEEEQDSPQLEKARSSSSSSDSGSERRRSIEETNATAQSLKIKYGYSSEEEDNERLSSKSSFKSNGESLLSLRFDSERNHNDSSNNTSMRVNSLAHDDDDEEEENHETRLEHIHSSKSEVQSIYSDDNTCEGSGDSSLRRIEPEEEDHDSSDQE; encoded by the exons ATGAATTGTTTTCCATGTTTCAATTCACAAAGGAACAGAAACCTTTCTTGTAAGAACAGGACTAACGAACACGATGATCACGACTTCAGACCACCTG TGGCGACGACGAAACATATAGAGGAAAGAGAAACAGAGCAAACTCCGCTTAAAACGTTCAATTTCCGGGAACTAGCGATGGCGACAAAGAACTTCCGGCAAGAATGTCTTATAGGAGAAGGTGGGTTCGGTAGGGTTTACAAAGGAACCCTTCAATCTACTGGCCAG GTTGTAGCTGTGAAGCAGCTAGACAAGCATGGACTACATGGTAACAAAGAGTTTCAAACACAAGTCCTGTCATTAGATAAACTCCAACACCCGAATCTCGTCAAGCTGATAGGATACTGTGCTGATGGAGACCAACGGCTTTTAGTCTATGAATATTTCTCTAGTGTTTCCCTTCAAGACCATCTCTACG AGCATAAGCCAAGCCACAAGCATATGGATTGGATAACGAGGATGAAGATTGCCTTTGGTGCAGCGGAAGGACTGGATTACTTACATGATAAAGTGAATCCACCGGTGATATACCGTGATCTAAAAGCTTCTAACGTCTTGTTAGACGACGAGTTTTACCCTAGGCTTTGTGATTTTGGTTTGCAAATTCTATCCCCCGGGGCTGGTGACAGCTTGTTTCTTTCTTCGAGGGTTATGGACACTTATGGTTACTCAGCACCTGAGTACACGCGAGGGGAAGAGGTCACTATCAAATCAGATGTTTATAGCTTTGGAGTTGTGTTGCTTGAACTTATAACTGGTAGAAGAGCTATTGACACTACTAAACCTAACGATGAACAAAACCTAGTTGCTTGG GCACAACCGATATTTAGAGATCCAACTAGATATCCGGATATGGCGGATCCTCTCTTGAGGAAGAAGTTCTCAGAGAGAGGGTTGAATCAAGCAGTGGCGATAACATCAATGTGTTTACAAGATGAACCAAGTGCTCGTCCTTTGATAAGCGATGTCATGGTTGCGCTTAGCTTCCTTTCCATGTCTACAGACGGTGTACCAACCGCGGTTCCGGTGTCATCGTTTAGGGACAAGAGTATGTCTATTGCTTTGAGCAGACACGGTTCTTGTTCTGTGGTTCCCTTTTCTCTTCCTCGGAAAGAGGAAGAGTATGCATCTAGTGTCTCATCATCAGACTCAGAAGATGAAGAAGAACAAGAAGAAGAATCAAGAAGTATGAAGAAGCAAGATGAGGAAACAAAAGGAAACGATTCAGAAGATGAGTCTGATTCAAACTCAGAGAAGGATCAAGAAGAAGAACAAGATTCTCCTCAGTTGGAGAAAGCTAGAAGCTCTAGCAGTTCATCTGACTCTGGAAGCGAGAGGAGAAGGTCTATTGAAGAAACTAATGCAACTGCTCAGAGCTTGAAGATAAAGTATGGTTATAGCTCTGAAGAGGAAGATAACGAGAGGCTGAGCAGTAAAAGCAGCTTTAAATCAAATGGAGAGAGTTTGCTTTCTTTGCGGTTTGACAGCGAAAGAAATCACAATGATTCGTCTAACAACACAAGCATGCGAGTCAATAGTCTTGCTCATGATGATGATGATGAGGAGGAGGAGAATCATGAAACTCGGCTTGAGCATATTCATAGCTCAAAATCTGAAGTCCAAAGTATTTATTCAGACGATAATACATGCGAGGGAAGTGGTGACTCGTCTTTGCGTCGGATCGAACCAGAGGAAGAAGACCATGATTCTTCTGATCAAGAGTGA
- the LOC106316618 gene encoding CRIB domain-containing protein RIC4-like isoform X2 produces MRDRMERLVVLPFSVGCFSDSSVDVLSPLSKHHHHHYHSPQGIRDQEEEENMKNVFKFLAVSKPEISTAYKEEEESEEGETSGLMEIGAPTNVKHVSHIGWESSREWKDLIPPELLAAAAAKEDAAAGVAHLQPTL; encoded by the exons ATGAGAGATAGAATGGAGAGACTTGTGGTGCTTCCTTTCTCCGTCGGATGTTTCTCCGACTCAAGCGTCGACGTTTTATCTCCTCTCTCTAAGCATCATCATCATCACTACCATTCTCCTCAAG GGATTCGTGACCAAGAGGAGGAAGAAAACATGAAGAATGTATTCAAGTTCCTAGCGGTATCTAAACCGGAGATATCTACGG CTTACAAAGAAGAAGAAGAGAGTGAAGAAGGAGAGACATCAGGACTAATGGAGATAGGAGCACCGACAAACGTAAAACATGTATCGCACATTGGTTGGGAAAGCAGTAGAGAATGGAAAGATCTCATACCGCCGGAGTTGCTCGCAGCCGCCGCTGCAAAAGAAGACGCCGCCGCCGGAGTTGCTCATCTTCAACCAACTTTATAA
- the LOC106316618 gene encoding CRIB domain-containing protein RIC4-like isoform X1, whose protein sequence is MRDRMERLVVLPFSVGCFSDSSVDVLSPLSKHHHHHYHSPQGIRDQEEEENMKNVFKFLAVSKPEISTGINRLFKSFKTISQLFAYKEEEESEEGETSGLMEIGAPTNVKHVSHIGWESSREWKDLIPPELLAAAAAKEDAAAGVAHLQPTL, encoded by the exons ATGAGAGATAGAATGGAGAGACTTGTGGTGCTTCCTTTCTCCGTCGGATGTTTCTCCGACTCAAGCGTCGACGTTTTATCTCCTCTCTCTAAGCATCATCATCATCACTACCATTCTCCTCAAG GGATTCGTGACCAAGAGGAGGAAGAAAACATGAAGAATGTATTCAAGTTCCTAGCGGTATCTAAACCGGAGATATCTACGGGTATTAACCGGCTTTTCAAGAGCTTCAAGACCATTTCTCAACTCTTTG CTTACAAAGAAGAAGAAGAGAGTGAAGAAGGAGAGACATCAGGACTAATGGAGATAGGAGCACCGACAAACGTAAAACATGTATCGCACATTGGTTGGGAAAGCAGTAGAGAATGGAAAGATCTCATACCGCCGGAGTTGCTCGCAGCCGCCGCTGCAAAAGAAGACGCCGCCGCCGGAGTTGCTCATCTTCAACCAACTTTATAA